The Pseudomonas azadiae genome contains a region encoding:
- a CDS encoding MFS transporter, producing the protein MRWATYFAVLASVLSVGLALGVSMPLVSLRLESWGYGSFAIGVMAAMPAFGVLLGAKVSSRMASWLGTANLMRLCLWAGAVSIGLLAILPNYPVWLVLRLMIGVILTIVFILGESWINQLVVEQWRGRLVALYGCSYALSQLSGPLLLGLIGTDHDYGFWVGVGLLVVAPLLLLGRTGAPTAESFSVTFADLWRFCLSLPAIAWAVALFAAFEAMILTLLPVYCLQQGFTAEVALAMVSTVVVGDALLQLPIGALADYLPRRTLFLSCAVLLLVSSLAVPLLLHTPLIWPVWVVFGASAGGLFTLSLILIGERYRDDALVRANAHVAQLWGIGCLIGPLVAGAGSQWISGHALPLLMAAGALGLVLLLLRQGAFGVAQPA; encoded by the coding sequence ATGCGTTGGGCGACTTATTTCGCCGTGCTGGCCTCGGTGCTCAGCGTCGGGCTGGCCCTGGGCGTCAGCATGCCGCTGGTGTCCCTGCGCCTTGAAAGCTGGGGCTATGGCAGTTTCGCCATCGGGGTGATGGCGGCGATGCCGGCCTTTGGCGTACTGCTCGGCGCAAAGGTGTCCAGTCGCATGGCGTCATGGCTCGGCACCGCCAATCTCATGCGCCTGTGCCTCTGGGCTGGCGCGGTGTCCATCGGCTTGCTGGCCATCCTGCCCAACTACCCGGTGTGGCTGGTGCTGCGGCTGATGATCGGGGTGATCCTGACCATCGTGTTTATCCTCGGCGAAAGCTGGATCAACCAGTTGGTGGTGGAGCAGTGGCGTGGCCGGCTGGTGGCGCTGTATGGCTGCAGTTATGCCTTGAGCCAACTCTCGGGCCCCTTGCTGCTGGGCTTGATCGGCACCGACCATGACTACGGGTTCTGGGTCGGCGTCGGCCTGTTGGTGGTCGCGCCCTTGCTGTTGCTGGGCCGTACCGGCGCGCCGACCGCCGAGTCCTTCAGCGTGACCTTTGCCGACCTGTGGCGCTTCTGCCTGAGCCTGCCGGCCATCGCCTGGGCGGTGGCCTTGTTTGCCGCATTTGAGGCGATGATTCTGACGTTGTTGCCGGTGTATTGCCTGCAACAAGGCTTCACCGCTGAGGTCGCCTTGGCGATGGTCAGCACCGTGGTGGTGGGCGACGCGCTGCTGCAACTGCCGATTGGCGCGCTGGCCGACTACCTGCCGCGGCGCACGCTATTCCTGAGTTGCGCGGTGCTGCTGCTGGTGTCGAGCCTGGCCGTCCCGTTGTTGCTGCATACACCGCTGATCTGGCCAGTATGGGTGGTGTTCGGTGCCAGTGCCGGTGGGCTGTTCACGCTGTCGTTGATCCTGATTGGCGAGCGTTACCGCGACGATGCGCTGGTGCGCGCCAATGCTCACGTAGCGCAGCTGTGGGGTATCGGTTGCCTGATCGGCCCGCTGGTGGCCGGTGCTGGCAGCCAGTGGATCAGCGGGCATGCGTTGCCACTGCTGATGGCGGCCGGTGCGTTGGGGTTGGTGCTGCTGTTGTTGCGCCAGGGGGCATTCGGCGTTGCACAGCCGGCCTAA
- a CDS encoding phospholipase D family protein — protein sequence MIQRLFPFFLLGALALGGCATVSAPRIPSDALPAAQSSFGRSIQAQAAPYQGRSGFRLLPNSSEAFMARAELIRNAQTSLDLQYYIVHDGISTRMLVDELLKAADRGVRVRILLDDTTSDGLDQVIATLATHPSIEIRLFNPLHLGRSTGVTRAMGRLFDLSLQHRRMHNKLWLADNSVAIVGGRNLGDEYFDAEPNLNFTDIDMLSVGPVAEQLGHSFDQYWNSALSKPIADFVSVTPSRVDLAAARVRLEASLAESRQQNHALYNRLRTYQTQPRMDTWRRELIWAWNQALWDAPSKVLAKADPDPRLLLTTQLAPELDGVTHELMMISAYFVPGQPGLVYLTGRADAGVSVSLLTNSLEATDVPAVHGGYAPYRKALLEHGVKLYELRRQPGDPSAGSGPHLFRRGSFRGSDSSLHSKAMIFDRTKSFIGSFNFDPRSVLWNTEVGVLVDSPELAEHVRNLALQGMAPALSYEAKLQDGQVVWVTEDNGQLHTLTHEPGSWWRRFNAWFATSVGLERML from the coding sequence ATGATTCAACGGCTATTTCCGTTTTTCCTGTTGGGAGCCCTGGCCCTGGGCGGCTGCGCCACGGTGAGCGCGCCGCGAATCCCCAGTGACGCCCTGCCCGCTGCGCAATCGTCGTTCGGCCGCTCGATCCAGGCCCAGGCCGCGCCTTACCAGGGCCGCTCGGGTTTCCGCCTGCTGCCCAACAGCAGCGAGGCGTTCATGGCCCGCGCCGAGTTGATCCGCAACGCCCAGACCAGCCTCGACCTGCAGTACTACATCGTGCATGACGGCATCAGCACCCGCATGCTGGTGGACGAACTGCTCAAGGCGGCCGACCGTGGCGTTCGCGTGCGCATCCTGCTGGACGACACCACCAGCGACGGCCTCGACCAGGTCATCGCCACCCTCGCGACCCATCCCAGCATCGAGATCCGCCTGTTCAACCCCCTGCACCTGGGGCGCAGTACCGGCGTGACGCGGGCCATGGGCCGCCTGTTCGACCTGTCGCTGCAACACCGGCGCATGCACAACAAGCTGTGGCTGGCGGACAACAGCGTGGCCATCGTCGGCGGACGCAACCTGGGGGACGAATATTTCGATGCCGAGCCCAACCTGAACTTCACCGATATCGACATGCTCAGCGTGGGGCCGGTGGCCGAGCAACTGGGGCACAGTTTCGACCAGTACTGGAACAGCGCGCTGAGCAAGCCGATTGCTGATTTCGTCTCCGTTACGCCGTCCAGAGTCGACCTGGCCGCTGCGCGCGTGCGCCTGGAAGCCTCCCTGGCCGAGTCGCGCCAGCAAAACCACGCGCTGTACAACCGCTTGCGCACCTACCAGACCCAACCGCGCATGGACACCTGGCGCCGGGAGCTGATCTGGGCGTGGAACCAGGCACTGTGGGACGCACCGAGCAAAGTGCTGGCCAAGGCCGACCCGGACCCTCGGTTGTTGCTCACCACGCAACTGGCGCCGGAACTGGACGGGGTCACGCATGAGTTGATGATGATCTCGGCGTATTTCGTGCCGGGGCAACCGGGGCTGGTGTACCTGACCGGCCGCGCCGATGCTGGCGTGTCGGTCAGCCTGCTGACCAACTCCCTGGAAGCCACTGACGTACCGGCGGTGCACGGTGGTTATGCACCCTATCGCAAGGCATTGCTGGAACACGGGGTCAAACTCTACGAGCTGCGTCGCCAGCCGGGTGACCCCAGCGCAGGCAGCGGGCCGCACCTGTTTCGACGCGGCTCGTTCCGTGGCTCGGATTCCAGCCTGCACAGCAAGGCGATGATCTTCGATCGCACGAAATCATTTATCGGCTCCTTCAACTTCGACCCACGTTCAGTGCTGTGGAACACCGAGGTCGGCGTGCTGGTGGACAGCCCCGAGTTGGCGGAGCACGTGCGCAACCTGGCGCTGCAAGGCATGGCGCCAGCGTTGAGCTATGAAGCGAAATTGCAGGACGGGCAAGTGGTGTGGGTGACCGAAGATAACGGTCAATTGCACACCCTGACCCACGAGCCGGGCAGTTGGTGGCGCAGGTTCAACGCCTGGTTTGCTACCTCTGTCGGGCTGGAACGCATGCTCTAA
- the rpmB gene encoding 50S ribosomal protein L28, with amino-acid sequence MSRVCQVTGKGPVTGNNISHANNKTRRRFLPNLQHHRFWVEEEKRFVRLRVSAKGMRIIDKRGITVVLAEIRAAGKI; translated from the coding sequence ATGTCGAGAGTCTGTCAAGTTACCGGTAAGGGTCCGGTGACTGGGAATAACATTTCCCACGCAAATAACAAAACCCGTCGTCGTTTCCTGCCGAACCTGCAGCATCACCGCTTCTGGGTTGAAGAAGAGAAACGTTTTGTTCGCCTGCGTGTATCTGCCAAAGGCATGCGTATTATCGACAAGCGTGGCATCACTGTCGTGCTGGCCGAAATTCGTGCCGCTGGCAAGATCTAA
- the coaBC gene encoding bifunctional phosphopantothenoylcysteine decarboxylase/phosphopantothenate--cysteine ligase CoaBC, which translates to MQRLYRKRIVLGVGGGIAAYKSAELVRRLLDHGAEVRVVMTRGGSEFITPLTMQALSGHPVHLDLLDPAAEAAMGHIELAKWADLVLIAPATADLIARLAQGIADDLLTTLVLATDATVAIAPAMNQAMWRDPATQANTQLLQNRGLKVFGPASGSQACGDVGMGRMLEATDLALCAAECFQHLALTGKHVLITAGPTQENIDPVRYITNHSSGKMGFALAEAAVEAGARVTLITGPVHLPTPDRVTRIDVVSARDMLAACEAAIPCDLFIASAAVADYRPEVVAPHKLKKDPTSGDGLLLQMVRNPDILATIATRPDRPFSVGFAAETEHLLDYAARKLKDKNLDLIVANDVANPSIGFNSEENACSVIDRELHATLFAQTSKGKIARQLISFIAQRLNQV; encoded by the coding sequence ATGCAGCGTCTGTATCGCAAACGCATCGTTCTCGGCGTCGGCGGCGGCATTGCCGCCTACAAGAGCGCAGAGCTGGTCCGCAGGCTCCTTGACCACGGCGCCGAGGTGCGCGTGGTCATGACTCGCGGCGGCAGTGAGTTCATCACGCCACTGACCATGCAGGCCCTGTCCGGGCACCCGGTTCACCTGGACCTGCTGGACCCGGCAGCCGAAGCCGCCATGGGCCATATCGAGCTGGCCAAATGGGCCGACCTGGTGCTGATCGCCCCGGCCACCGCCGACCTGATCGCGCGCCTGGCCCAGGGGATCGCCGATGACCTGCTGACCACCCTGGTACTCGCCACCGACGCCACCGTCGCCATTGCCCCGGCCATGAACCAGGCCATGTGGCGCGACCCGGCCACCCAGGCCAACACGCAACTGCTGCAAAACCGTGGCCTGAAGGTGTTCGGCCCGGCGTCCGGCAGCCAGGCCTGCGGCGATGTCGGCATGGGCCGCATGCTCGAAGCCACCGACCTGGCGCTGTGCGCCGCCGAATGCTTCCAGCACCTGGCCCTGACCGGCAAGCACGTGCTGATCACGGCGGGCCCGACCCAGGAGAACATCGACCCGGTGCGCTACATCACCAACCATAGCTCAGGGAAAATGGGTTTTGCGCTGGCCGAAGCGGCGGTCGAGGCAGGCGCACGCGTCACTCTGATCACCGGCCCGGTGCATTTGCCGACCCCGGATCGGGTCACGCGAATCGACGTAGTCAGCGCCCGCGACATGCTGGCGGCCTGCGAGGCGGCTATTCCGTGCGACCTGTTTATCGCCTCGGCAGCGGTTGCGGATTACCGCCCGGAAGTTGTCGCCCCACACAAACTCAAGAAAGACCCTACAAGCGGTGACGGTCTGCTCCTGCAAATGGTGCGCAACCCGGACATCCTGGCCACCATCGCCACGCGTCCGGACCGCCCGTTCAGTGTCGGTTTCGCTGCCGAGACCGAGCATTTGCTGGACTACGCGGCACGCAAATTGAAAGACAAAAACCTCGATCTGATCGTTGCCAATGATGTCGCCAACCCAAGCATCGGCTTCAACAGCGAGGAAAATGCCTGCAGCGTGATTGACCGCGAGCTGCATGCCACCCTTTTTGCCCAGACCAGCAAAGGCAAAATTGCCCGCCAACTGATCTCTTTTATCGCCCAACGGCTGAACCAGGTTTAA
- the rpmG gene encoding 50S ribosomal protein L33, which translates to MRELIRMISSAGTGHFYTTDKNKRTTPDKLEKKMFDPRVRKHVIYKEGKIK; encoded by the coding sequence ATGCGTGAATTGATTCGAATGATCTCTAGCGCCGGTACTGGTCACTTCTACACTACCGACAAGAACAAGCGTACTACCCCGGACAAGCTCGAAAAGAAAATGTTCGACCCGCGCGTTCGCAAGCACGTGATCTACAAAGAAGGCAAAATCAAGTAA
- the dut gene encoding dUTP diphosphatase → MHALQAKILDPRIGTEFPLPAYATPGSAGLDLRAMLKADTVLEPGQTLLIPTGLSIYVGDPGLAALILPRSGLGHKHGIVLGNLVGLIDSDYQGELMVSCWNRGQTTFKIAVGERIAQLVLVPVVQAQFELVQAFDETQRGAGGFGHSGSR, encoded by the coding sequence ATGCACGCTTTGCAAGCCAAGATCCTCGACCCCCGCATCGGTACCGAATTCCCGCTGCCCGCCTACGCCACTCCAGGCTCCGCCGGCCTCGACCTGCGCGCCATGCTCAAGGCCGACACCGTCCTTGAACCGGGCCAGACCCTGCTGATTCCGACCGGCCTGTCGATCTACGTGGGCGACCCTGGCCTCGCCGCGCTGATTTTGCCGCGCTCCGGCCTGGGCCATAAGCACGGCATCGTGCTGGGCAACCTGGTGGGCCTGATCGACTCGGACTACCAGGGCGAGCTGATGGTGTCGTGCTGGAACCGTGGCCAGACCACGTTCAAGATCGCCGTGGGTGAGCGCATCGCACAGTTGGTGCTGGTGCCGGTGGTACAGGCGCAGTTCGAGCTGGTGCAGGCATTCGATGAAACCCAACGCGGCGCCGGCGGTTTCGGGCATTCCGGCAGCCGCTGA
- the radC gene encoding RadC family protein → MSIRDWPVAERPREKLLEWGAASLSDAELLAIFLRTGVSGRSAVDLARHLLAQFGGLRPLLEASQTLFSQQLGLGPAKFAQLQAVLEMSRRHMAERLRTDSVLESPVAVRDYLKALLRHEPHEIFGCLFLDSKHRVLGFEALSQGTIDAAVVYPRQVVKRALAYNAAALILCHNHPSGSAEPSAADRKLTKVLQKALEVVDVRVLDHIIVGDGDPLSMAEYGWM, encoded by the coding sequence ATGAGTATTCGCGATTGGCCGGTGGCAGAGCGGCCGCGAGAGAAACTGTTGGAATGGGGCGCGGCGAGCCTGTCGGATGCCGAGTTGCTGGCGATCTTCCTGCGTACAGGGGTTTCTGGCAGAAGCGCGGTGGACCTGGCGCGCCACCTGTTGGCGCAATTTGGCGGTTTACGCCCGCTGCTGGAGGCCAGCCAGACCCTGTTCAGCCAGCAGTTGGGGCTGGGGCCGGCGAAGTTTGCCCAGTTGCAGGCGGTGCTGGAAATGTCCCGGCGCCATATGGCCGAACGCCTGCGCACCGATTCGGTGTTGGAAAGCCCGGTGGCCGTGCGCGATTACCTAAAGGCACTGCTGCGCCATGAGCCCCATGAGATCTTCGGTTGCCTGTTTCTTGATTCAAAGCATCGGGTGCTGGGTTTCGAGGCGTTGTCCCAAGGCACCATCGACGCCGCCGTGGTCTACCCCCGGCAGGTGGTCAAGCGTGCCCTGGCGTATAACGCGGCGGCGTTGATCCTGTGCCACAACCATCCTTCCGGCAGCGCCGAGCCCAGTGCAGCTGATCGAAAATTGACCAAGGTCCTGCAGAAGGCCCTGGAAGTGGTGGATGTGCGGGTGCTGGATCACATCATCGTTGGGGATGGCGACCCGTTGTCGATGGCGGAATATGGCTGGATGTAG
- a CDS encoding aldehyde dehydrogenase — protein sequence MTTLTRADWEQRAKDLKIEGRAYINGEYTAAVSGDTFECISPVDGRLLATVASCDADDAQRAVENARATFNSGVWSRLAPAKRKSAMLRFAALLKANAEELALLETLDMGKPISDSLNIDVPGAANALSWSGEAIDKIYDEVAATPHDQLGLVTREPVGVVGAIVPWNFPLMMACWKLGPALSTGNSVILKPSEKSPLTAIRIAGLAVEAGIPKGVFNVLPGYGHTVGNALALHMDVDTLVFTGSTKIAKQLLIRSGESNMKRVWLEAGGKSPNIVFADAPDLQAAAESAAGAIAFNQGEVCTAGSRLLVERSIKDTFLPLVIEALKGWKPGNPLDPATNVGALVDTQQMNTVLSYIEAGHADGAKLVAGGKRTLEETGGTYVEPTIFDGVTNAMKIAQEEIFGPVLSVITFDSAEEAIKIANDTVYGLAAAVWTADISKAHLTAKALRAGSVWVNQYDGGDMTAPFGGFKQSGNGRDKSLHAFDKYTELKATWIKL from the coding sequence ATGACCACCCTGACCCGTGCCGACTGGGAGCAACGCGCCAAGGACCTGAAGATCGAAGGCCGCGCCTACATCAATGGCGAGTACACCGCCGCCGTTTCCGGTGACACTTTCGAATGCATCAGCCCGGTCGATGGCCGCCTGCTGGCCACTGTTGCCAGCTGTGACGCCGACGACGCCCAGCGCGCCGTGGAAAACGCCCGCGCCACCTTCAATTCCGGCGTCTGGTCGCGCCTGGCGCCAGCCAAGCGCAAATCCGCCATGCTCCGTTTCGCCGCGTTGCTCAAGGCCAATGCCGAAGAGCTGGCGTTGCTCGAAACCCTGGACATGGGCAAGCCGATCAGCGACTCCCTGAACATCGATGTACCCGGCGCGGCGAATGCCCTGAGCTGGAGCGGCGAGGCCATCGACAAGATCTACGACGAAGTTGCCGCGACCCCGCATGACCAGCTTGGTCTGGTGACGCGCGAGCCTGTTGGTGTTGTCGGCGCTATCGTGCCGTGGAACTTCCCACTGATGATGGCCTGCTGGAAGCTGGGGCCTGCGCTGTCGACTGGTAACTCGGTGATCCTCAAGCCGTCCGAAAAATCCCCGCTGACGGCCATCCGCATCGCGGGCCTGGCGGTTGAAGCCGGTATTCCAAAAGGCGTGTTCAACGTGCTGCCGGGCTACGGTCACACCGTGGGCAATGCGCTGGCGCTGCACATGGACGTCGACACCCTGGTGTTCACCGGTTCGACAAAGATCGCCAAGCAGCTGTTGATCCGCTCCGGCGAGTCGAACATGAAGCGCGTGTGGCTGGAAGCCGGTGGCAAGAGCCCGAATATCGTGTTTGCCGATGCGCCGGACCTGCAAGCCGCCGCCGAATCCGCCGCCGGTGCCATCGCCTTCAACCAGGGCGAAGTCTGCACCGCCGGTTCGCGCCTGCTTGTGGAGCGCTCCATCAAAGACACCTTTCTGCCGCTGGTGATCGAGGCCCTGAAGGGTTGGAAACCTGGCAACCCGCTGGACCCTGCCACCAACGTGGGCGCGCTGGTGGACACCCAGCAGATGAACACCGTGCTCTCGTACATCGAAGCCGGCCATGCCGATGGCGCCAAGTTGGTCGCCGGTGGCAAGCGCACCCTGGAAGAAACCGGTGGCACCTATGTCGAGCCAACGATTTTCGACGGCGTGACCAACGCGATGAAAATCGCCCAGGAAGAAATCTTTGGCCCGGTCCTGTCGGTGATCACCTTCGACAGCGCCGAAGAGGCGATCAAGATCGCCAACGACACGGTCTACGGCCTGGCCGCAGCGGTGTGGACCGCCGATATCTCCAAGGCGCACCTGACCGCCAAGGCGCTGCGTGCCGGCAGCGTGTGGGTCAACCAGTACGATGGCGGCGACATGACCGCGCCGTTTGGCGGCTTCAAGCAGTCGGGTAACGGCCGCGACAAGTCGCTGCATGCGTTCGACAAGTACACCGAACTCAAGGCGACCTGGATCAAACTCTAA
- a CDS encoding ABC transporter substrate-binding protein, whose amino-acid sequence MRLAALPLLLAPLFIAPAALAATNLSVCTEASPEGFDVVQYNSLTTTNASADVLMNRLVDYDAASGKLVPSLADSWEVSPDGLTYTFKLHPGVKFHRTEYFTPSRALTAEDVRFSFERMLDPANPWHKIAQSGFPHAQSLQLPTLVKKIDALDPLTVRFTLDHADSTFLAALSMGFASIYPAEYADKLLKAGTPEKLNSQPIGTGPFIFSRFQKDAVVRYKANPDYFAGKPAVDNLIFAITPDANVRLQKLHRNECQIALSPKPLDVGAAEKDPALKVEKTAAFMTAFVAINSQHPPLDKPEVRQAINLAFDKASYLKAVFEGTAEAANGPFPPNTWSYARDLPGYPQDLAKAKALLQRAGLKDGFKTTIWTRPTGSLLNPNPNLGAQLLQADLAKVGIQAEIRVIEWGELIRRAKAGEHDLLFMGWAGDNGDPDNFLTPQFSCAAVKSGTNFARYCDPALDKLISAGKTTSEQGVRSKLYQQAQAQIQQQALWLPLAHPTAFALARKSVQGYQVSPFGRQDFSKVSVKP is encoded by the coding sequence ATGCGCCTCGCTGCCCTACCGCTCTTGCTTGCCCCTCTATTTATCGCTCCGGCGGCGCTCGCGGCCACCAACCTGAGCGTTTGCACCGAGGCCAGCCCGGAAGGGTTCGATGTGGTGCAATACAACTCGCTGACCACCACCAACGCCTCCGCCGATGTGCTGATGAACCGCCTGGTGGACTATGACGCAGCCAGCGGCAAGCTGGTGCCAAGCCTGGCCGACAGCTGGGAAGTCTCGCCGGATGGCCTGACCTATACCTTCAAGCTGCACCCGGGCGTGAAGTTTCATCGCACCGAATACTTCACGCCAAGCCGTGCCCTGACCGCCGAAGACGTGCGCTTCAGCTTCGAGCGCATGCTCGACCCTGCCAACCCGTGGCACAAGATCGCCCAGAGCGGCTTCCCACACGCCCAGTCCCTGCAGTTGCCCACCCTGGTCAAGAAGATCGACGCCCTCGACCCGCTGACCGTGCGCTTCACCCTGGATCACGCCGACTCTACCTTCCTCGCCGCCCTGAGCATGGGCTTTGCCTCGATCTATCCGGCGGAATACGCCGATAAACTGCTCAAGGCCGGCACGCCGGAGAAGCTCAACAGCCAGCCGATCGGCACCGGGCCGTTCATTTTCAGTCGTTTCCAGAAAGATGCCGTGGTGCGCTACAAAGCCAACCCGGACTATTTCGCCGGCAAACCGGCGGTGGATAACTTGATCTTCGCCATCACGCCGGATGCCAACGTGCGCCTGCAGAAGTTGCACCGCAACGAATGCCAGATCGCCCTGTCGCCCAAGCCGCTGGATGTGGGCGCGGCCGAAAAGGACCCGGCGCTCAAGGTCGAAAAAACCGCCGCGTTCATGACGGCCTTCGTGGCCATCAACAGCCAGCACCCGCCCCTGGACAAGCCCGAAGTGCGCCAGGCGATCAACCTGGCCTTCGACAAGGCCAGCTACCTCAAGGCCGTATTTGAAGGGACTGCCGAAGCGGCCAACGGACCGTTCCCGCCCAACACTTGGAGCTACGCCAGGGACCTGCCGGGTTATCCACAGGACCTCGCCAAGGCCAAGGCATTGCTGCAACGCGCCGGCCTCAAGGACGGTTTCAAGACCACTATCTGGACCCGTCCCACCGGTAGCCTGCTCAACCCCAACCCGAACCTGGGCGCACAACTGCTGCAGGCGGACCTGGCCAAAGTCGGCATCCAGGCCGAAATCCGGGTGATCGAATGGGGCGAGCTGATCCGTCGTGCCAAAGCCGGCGAACATGATCTGCTGTTCATGGGCTGGGCCGGCGATAACGGCGACCCGGATAACTTCCTCACCCCGCAGTTCTCCTGCGCGGCGGTGAAGTCCGGCACCAACTTTGCGCGCTACTGCGATCCGGCGCTGGACAAGCTGATCAGCGCCGGCAAGACCACCAGCGAGCAAGGGGTGCGCAGCAAGCTGTATCAACAGGCCCAGGCACAGATCCAGCAGCAGGCGCTGTGGCTGCCGTTGGCGCACCCGACGGCGTTTGCCCTGGCGCGCAAGAGTGTCCAGGGCTATCAGGTGAGCCCGTTCGGGCGCCAGGATTTTTCGAAGGTCAGCGTCAAGCCCTGA
- a CDS encoding aminotransferase-like domain-containing protein gives MTLYVNLAELLGTRIEQGFYRPGDRLPSVRALSVEHGVSLSTVQQAYRLLEDNGLAMPKPKSGYFVPVGRELPALPEVGRPAQRPVEISQWDQVLELIRAVPRKDVIQLGRGMPDVLSPTLKPLLRSLARVSRRQDLPGLYYDNILGCMDLREQIARLSLDSGCQLTAEDIVITTGCHEALSASIHAICEPGDIVAVDSPSFHGAMQTLKGLGMKALEIPTDPITGISLEALELALEQWPIKVIQLTPNCNNPLGYIMPEARKRALLTLAQRFDVAIIEDDVYGELAYSYPRPRTIKSFDEDGRVLLCSSFSKTLAPGLRIGWVAPGRYLERVLHMKYISTGCTATQPQIAIAEFLKGGHFEPHLRRMRSQYQRNRDLMLDWVSRYFPAGTRASRPQGSFMLWIELAEGFDTLKLNRMLVEQGVQIAVGSIFSASGKYRNCLRMNYAAKPTAQIEEAVRKVGAAASKMLAEAVD, from the coding sequence ATGACCCTCTATGTGAACCTCGCCGAATTACTGGGCACGCGTATCGAACAGGGCTTCTACCGCCCCGGTGATCGCTTGCCTTCTGTACGGGCCTTGAGCGTGGAGCACGGGGTCAGCCTGAGCACCGTGCAGCAGGCCTACCGTTTGCTGGAAGACAATGGGTTGGCGATGCCCAAGCCGAAATCCGGCTACTTCGTACCGGTCGGTCGCGAGCTGCCCGCGCTGCCTGAGGTTGGCCGCCCGGCCCAACGGCCGGTGGAGATTTCCCAGTGGGACCAGGTGCTGGAGTTGATCCGCGCGGTCCCGCGCAAAGATGTCATACAGCTGGGTCGCGGCATGCCGGATGTATTGTCGCCCACCCTCAAGCCCCTGCTGCGCAGCCTGGCGCGGGTGAGTCGCCGCCAGGACTTGCCCGGCCTGTATTACGACAACATCCTCGGCTGTATGGACTTGCGTGAGCAAATTGCGCGGCTGTCATTGGATTCCGGCTGCCAGCTGACCGCCGAGGATATTGTGATCACCACCGGATGCCATGAGGCGCTGTCGGCCAGCATTCACGCTATCTGTGAACCCGGCGATATCGTCGCGGTGGACTCACCGAGCTTCCACGGCGCGATGCAGACCCTCAAGGGCCTGGGCATGAAAGCCCTGGAAATCCCCACCGACCCGATCACCGGCATCAGCCTTGAAGCCCTGGAATTGGCCCTGGAGCAGTGGCCGATCAAAGTCATCCAGCTGACGCCCAACTGCAACAACCCGCTGGGCTACATCATGCCGGAAGCGCGCAAACGCGCGTTGCTGACCCTGGCTCAGCGTTTTGATGTGGCGATCATTGAAGACGATGTGTACGGCGAACTGGCCTACAGCTACCCGCGCCCGCGTACCATCAAGTCCTTCGACGAAGACGGCCGTGTCTTGTTGTGCAGTTCCTTCTCGAAAACCCTGGCCCCCGGCCTGCGCATCGGTTGGGTCGCGCCCGGCCGATACCTGGAACGGGTGCTGCACATGAAGTACATCAGCACCGGTTGCACCGCCACGCAGCCACAAATCGCGATCGCCGAGTTCCTCAAGGGCGGGCATTTCGAGCCCCATTTGCGCCGGATGCGCAGCCAATACCAACGCAATCGCGACCTGATGCTCGATTGGGTCAGCCGTTATTTCCCTGCGGGCACCCGCGCCAGCCGCCCCCAGGGCAGTTTCATGCTGTGGATAGAACTCGCCGAGGGTTTCGATACCCTCAAGCTCAACCGGATGCTGGTGGAGCAAGGCGTACAGATCGCGGTGGGTAGCATCTTTTCCGCGTCGGGCAAATACCGCAACTGCCTGCGCATGAACTACGCCGCCAAGCCAACCGCTCAAATCGAAGAAGCCGTGCGCAAGGTCGGTGCGGCCGCCAGCAAAATGCTGGCCGAAGCGGTCGACTGA
- a CDS encoding cupin domain-containing protein, with amino-acid sequence MSIQDIVDFSQANTAPERYRPDAEKILKGDPEQTVYNHYNSPCGQMNAGVWEGEVGQWKVNYTEHEYCEIVQGVSVLRDADGNAKTLRAGDRFVIPAGFSGTWEVLEPCRKIYVVFEQKA; translated from the coding sequence ATGAGCATCCAGGATATCGTCGACTTCAGCCAAGCCAACACCGCCCCCGAACGCTACCGCCCTGACGCCGAAAAAATCCTCAAGGGCGACCCGGAGCAGACCGTCTACAACCACTACAACAGCCCCTGCGGCCAGATGAACGCGGGTGTCTGGGAAGGTGAGGTCGGGCAATGGAAGGTCAATTACACCGAGCACGAATACTGCGAGATTGTGCAAGGCGTGTCCGTGCTGCGCGATGCCGATGGCAATGCCAAGACCTTGCGCGCCGGTGACCGCTTCGTGATCCCCGCCGGCTTCAGTGGCACTTGGGAAGTGCTGGAACCGTGCCGCAAGATCTACGTGGTGTTTGAACAGAAAGCTTGA